From one Pseudomonadota bacterium genomic stretch:
- a CDS encoding NTP transferase domain-containing protein, with product MDFTCAILAGGKSRRMGRDKATLMVGNKPLINQVYDKAKRVFKEVIILSNHHNGISGIDAPILKDVFP from the coding sequence ATGGATTTCACTTGCGCCATACTTGCTGGTGGTAAAAGCAGGAGGATGGGGAGAGACAAGGCCACCCTCATGGTCGGCAATAAGCCATTAATAAATCAGGTATACGATAAGGCAAAAAGGGTATTCAAGGAGGTTATTATCCTCTCAAACCATCACAATGGCATATCAGGCATAGATGCGCCCATACTGAAGGACGTATTCCC